CCGCGGCGGCGATCTCCTCCGGGTTGCCGAACCGTCCCATCGGCACGTGGACGAGGCGACGGGCGGCCCGCTCCGGATCCTTGGCGAACAGCTCCAGCAGCAGCGGGGTGGCGACCGGGCCGGGACAGAGCGCGTTGACGCGGATCCCCTCCCGGGCGAACTGCACGCCCAGCTCCCGAGTCATCGCCAGCACCCCGCCCTTGCTCGCCGTGTACGCGATCTGCGAGGTCGCCGCGCCCATCAGCGCCACGAAGGAGGCGGTGTTGATGATCGAGCCCTTGCCCTGGCGGCGCATGTGCGGAATGGCGTACTTGCAGCAGAGGTAGACGCTCGTGGTGTTGACCCGCAGCACCCGCTCCCAGGCGTCCAGGCCGGTCTCCAGGATCGAGTCGTCGTCCGGCGGCGAGATGCCGGCGTTGTTGAACGCGACATCCACCCGGCCGTGCCGCTCGGCCACCCCGTCGAAGAGGTCCCGGACGGCGGTCTCGTCGGCCACGTCCGCGGCGACGAACTCCCCGCCCACCTCCTCCGCGGCGCGCCCGCCCGCCTCCGCGTCGATGTCCACGCAGACCACCCGGGCGCCCTCGGCGGCGAACCGCCGCACGGTGGCGAGCCCGATCCCGCTTCCCGCCCCGGTCACCACGGCCACCCGGTCCTGCAACCGACCCTGCATCTCACTCCTCCGTGCTGATGAACACGTTCTTGACGTCCGTGAATGCGTGCAGGGCGTCCGGGCCCAGCTCGCGGCCGAGCCCGGAGCGCTTCATCCCGCCGAACGGCGTCCAGTAGCGCACCGAGGAGTGCGAGTTGACGCTCAGGTTGCCGGACTCGACGCCTCGGGCGACCCGCAGTGCCCGGCCGACGTCGCGGGTCCAGATCGAGCCGGACAGGCCGTACTCGGTGTCGTTGGCGAGCCGGATCGCGTCGGCCTCGTCGTCGAAGGGGAGCACCGAGACCACCGGGCCGAAGATCTCCTCCCGCCAGTGCCGGTCGGCGGGCGAGTCGGCGAGCAGCACGGTCGGTGCGTACCAGAAGCCGGGGCCGTCGGGCCGGGAGCCGGTGAAGGCGACCGTCGCGCCGTCGACGTACCCGGCGACCCGGTCCCGCTGGCCGGCGGAGATCAGCGGCCCCATCTCG
This genomic stretch from Micromonospora krabiensis harbors:
- a CDS encoding 3-oxoacyl-ACP reductase; this encodes MQGRLQDRVAVVTGAGSGIGLATVRRFAAEGARVVCVDIDAEAGGRAAEEVGGEFVAADVADETAVRDLFDGVAERHGRVDVAFNNAGISPPDDDSILETGLDAWERVLRVNTTSVYLCCKYAIPHMRRQGKGSIINTASFVALMGAATSQIAYTASKGGVLAMTRELGVQFAREGIRVNALCPGPVATPLLLELFAKDPERAARRLVHVPMGRFGNPEEIAAAVAFLASDDASFMTAAQFVVDGGITGAYVTPL